In Kordiimonas sp. SCSIO 12610, the following are encoded in one genomic region:
- the cobS gene encoding adenosylcobinamide-GDP ribazoletransferase: protein MTEDKKTTEAEKPKAKPAARTTPTKAATKKAAPKKAPAKTTTKKATSVKKTTPQKASAAKKPASAKSGKTQASKTPEQPSKKPITPSSTTKLKAGSFGTAKPATEPTEPSTGTVQEPTATSEDVPAGPAAKETPEGLGENRLTMPEENLLLKDQKPEGASENESENQDNSGFNPYIIVEDIAAAMMLLTRIPVPWRKISERPPNLSRSTWAYPIVGLIIALIGASVYAVISQLNLSPLLAALIAILAMVFTTGAFHEDGLADMADGIGGGMTKDRKLEIMRDSRVGTYGAVALILSILIRAEILADLSYIVAIVALVVAAPLSRSMIVLALFFLPPAREKGLGTVAGEPPQAAMIASLILGCFPLILLGMWLPVSIVLVLTASFLGLIIVSRIAMKAVDGYTGDILGSIQQVSEATIMIAILIAYHNFA from the coding sequence ATGACTGAAGACAAGAAAACAACTGAAGCTGAGAAGCCGAAAGCAAAACCTGCGGCCAGAACGACGCCTACAAAGGCGGCTACAAAAAAGGCTGCGCCCAAAAAAGCTCCGGCAAAAACCACTACAAAAAAAGCAACCTCTGTCAAAAAAACAACTCCTCAAAAGGCCTCAGCGGCCAAGAAGCCTGCAAGCGCAAAAAGCGGCAAAACTCAGGCATCAAAAACACCTGAACAACCCAGTAAAAAACCAATTACCCCATCAAGTACCACCAAATTAAAAGCAGGTAGTTTCGGTACCGCAAAGCCTGCTACTGAGCCCACAGAGCCAAGCACAGGAACAGTCCAAGAACCTACCGCCACAAGTGAAGACGTGCCAGCAGGTCCGGCAGCGAAAGAAACACCCGAAGGATTGGGCGAAAACCGCCTGACGATGCCAGAGGAAAACCTTCTGCTTAAAGATCAAAAACCTGAAGGCGCCTCAGAGAATGAAAGTGAAAACCAAGATAATAGTGGCTTCAATCCCTACATAATCGTGGAAGATATCGCAGCCGCCATGATGTTATTGACCCGCATCCCTGTGCCATGGCGAAAAATATCAGAACGTCCGCCGAACCTAAGCCGCAGCACTTGGGCCTATCCAATAGTTGGGCTAATCATCGCGCTCATCGGTGCTTCAGTATATGCTGTTATTTCACAGCTCAATCTATCGCCTTTGCTCGCTGCTCTCATCGCAATCCTCGCGATGGTATTCACAACAGGTGCTTTTCATGAAGACGGCCTCGCAGATATGGCAGATGGCATCGGCGGCGGCATGACTAAAGATCGCAAGCTAGAGATCATGCGCGATAGCCGCGTTGGCACATACGGCGCTGTTGCCCTTATCCTATCAATTTTAATTCGCGCTGAAATACTGGCAGATTTATCATATATTGTTGCTATTGTTGCACTTGTTGTCGCTGCCCCCTTGAGCCGCTCCATGATCGTGCTGGCGCTATTCTTCCTGCCACCGGCCCGTGAAAAAGGGCTGGGCACTGTTGCGGGCGAACCACCGCAAGCAGCCATGATTGCATCACTCATTCTCGGGTGTTTTCCCTTGATATTGTTGGGAATGTGGCTTCCAGTAAGCATTGTGTTGGTACTGACGGCATCCTTCCTTGGCCTGATTATTGTATCGCGTATCGCAATGAAGGCTGTTGATGGTTATACAGGTGATATTTTAGGAAGCATTCAGCAAGTGAGCGAAGCCACTATTATGATCGCCATTCTAATTGCGTACCATAATTTCGCATGA